TCTGAGACGATGAGTCATCGAGATTGAGGATCGGTGGAAAGCGGAGTTGCAGAGCGGGTGTTCCGGTTCTTCTTCGGAGCACTCCCAACCAACCACCATGCCCATCCGTCCTCCCGCCGAAGCCTACGAGAAGGTTCCCACCGTCATTTTTCCTGATTCCGCGAAGGCGGCCCAAACGCTGGCGCAGGAAGTGAAACAACTGATCGAGACGAAGAACAAGGCCGGCAAGCCCGCCGTGCTCGGCATGGCGACAGGATCGACGCCGGTGCCGTTTTATCGCGAACTGATCCGCCTGCACAAGGAAGAAGGACTGAGCTTCAAGAACGTCGTCACCTTCAATCTCGATGAGTATTACGGCCTGAGCGCGGAGCATCCTGAGAGCTACGCGAAGTTCATGGCAGAGCAGTTGTTTGATCACATCGACATCCCGAAGGCGAACGTCAATCTTCCGAGTGGCACGGTGCCGGGGGATCAGGTGTTCAATCACTGCCGCCAGTATGAGGAGAAGATCCATAGCATGGGCGGCATTGATTTGCAGATCCTCGGCATCGGGCGAACGGGCCACATCGGCTTCAACGAACCGGGTTCCAGCCGCGACTCGCTCACTCGCCGCATCACGCTGGACCGCGTGACGCGCCAGGACGCGGCGAGCGACTTCCGTGGTGAACAGAACGTGCCGCATTTTGCGATCACGATGGGGGTGGGTTCGATTTTGCGGGCGAAGAAGCTCGTGCTGATGGCTTGGGGAGAAAACAAGGCCGTGATGGTGGCCAAGGCCGTCGAAGGACCGATGACGGAGGCGATTTCGGCCTCGTTCCTGCAGGATCATGCAGATGCGCGGTTTTTCATCGACAGCGGTGCTTCCCGCGAACTCACGCGCATCAAGCTGCCCTGGCTCGTCGGTCCCGCCTCCTGGACGCCGCGTGAGACGCGCCGTGCGATGGTGTGGCAGGCGTTCAAGATCAAGCGGCCGATTTTGAAGCTCATTGATGAGCACTACAACGAGAACGGCCTCTCCGACCTGCTTTCAGAGCAAGGTCCGGCCTATCAGCTCAACATCCGCATCTTCAACCAGCTCCAGCACACGATCACTGGCTGGCCGGGCGGCAAGCCCGACGAGGATGACACGTATCGTCCCGAGCGTGCGCGTCCGTATCCAAAGCGCTGCCTGATTTTCAGCCCGGAGCCGCAGGACGCGGTGGTGGGCATGGGGGGAACGATCGATCGAATCGTCGAGCAGGGCCACGATGTACGCTTGATCGCCCTGACCTCTGGTAGTTTGCGCGTGCCGGACAGCGAGGCGGACAAATTTGCCGAAACGCTGCTGGAACTGGCATCGAACGCCGCCAAGCCGGATGCTTGGGGCCCGCAGGTGGCATACGCGCGCGAGGCGCTGGCTTTGCTGGAGGCGAAGGGTGAGTTTGGTGAAGATCCGCCGCTGCTGCGCCAGCTTAAAGGACTGATTTTGCGCGGTGAATTGCGCGATGCGGCGCACACCGTGGGTCTGGCTGGAGACCGTGTCACGTTTCTAGATCTGCCGTTTTACGAGCATGGTCGCTACCGCCGCTTCAATAGCACTCAGGCGGATGTCGATGCTCTTGCCCGTCTGCTGCTGGATCACAAACCGCATCAGATTTACATCACGGGCGATGCAGCCGACCCTTCGAGCGTTTCGGGCATCTGCTTCCGCTTGTTGGTGACGGCACTGCAAGCCTGCGCGGGCGAGGAGTTCGCCGGTTCATGCAGCGTATGGCTGTATCGCGGCAAGGAGCGTCCGCTGGAGCCGCACGAGATCGACATGGCGATTCCGATGAGTCCGTTGCAAATCGAGCGCAAGGCGAACGCCATCTCACGCTACGGGGCGCTGTCATCGCTGGAAAGAGAAGGGCCGGAGACGAACCGGGAAAACGCACGTCTCTACGATGCGCTGGGCCTGGCCGAGTACGAGGCCATTGAAACATTCCAGCGCTGGCGCAGGGCGTGACGGCCTGGTCTCAGCCTGCGGTGACCAGCTTGGCGTCGCGATACTTGCATTTGCCGAGGCGGCTCAGCTCATCGCAGTGTGCTTCGATGCGCATGCTTTTCATGCTGGGCTGGAATCCAAGCCGGCGGGTGATGCAATCATGCAGCAGGGCGGTGTGCTCATCCTCAAATTCCACCACCCGGTCGCAATCGAGGCAGATCAGGTGGTTGTGCTGTGGCTTGTCGAGGAAGTTCGGGTCGTAATAGGTCTGGTCGCGCCCGAGATCGACCTCGCGGAGCAGTCCGCACTCCACCAGTAGCGTCAAGGTACGATAGACGGTGGCCCGCGAAACGGTGATGTCGAGCTTGCGGGCTTTTTCGAGGAGTTCCTCGGCTTTGAAGTGATCGTCGGTGGCGAAGGCCGCCTCCACAATGACATCGCGCTGCTTGGTGCGGCGCAGGCCCTGGCTGGCCAGATGCGCCTCCAGACGTTGAATGATACGTTCGTCCATGTGACGGCGAGGTTAGACAAGGCAGGCATCTGGTGCAAGGAGGCGCTTCTGAGACCGCAAATGAATTGGGCTCTTTTGATTTAGGGCTGAGCCGTGGAGAAGTTCCTCATAAATAGCATTTTGAAATGATTATAAAATATTGTAATTCAATGGAATGAGGTGAGATGAAGGGGCCATCTTCGGGGTAAACGAACTAGAGAACCGACAATACAAGGTGAAGGCATATTCAAATAAAATTCAAATAATTATGGATTTTATTGTTAATATTGTTAAAATTACACAGACTGCCTGATTCCCAGCATGCCTTTACCATTCTCATTCTTTACACAACGCCAAGGTTCTGAG
The Prosthecobacter sp. genome window above contains:
- the nagB gene encoding glucosamine-6-phosphate deaminase, translating into MPIRPPAEAYEKVPTVIFPDSAKAAQTLAQEVKQLIETKNKAGKPAVLGMATGSTPVPFYRELIRLHKEEGLSFKNVVTFNLDEYYGLSAEHPESYAKFMAEQLFDHIDIPKANVNLPSGTVPGDQVFNHCRQYEEKIHSMGGIDLQILGIGRTGHIGFNEPGSSRDSLTRRITLDRVTRQDAASDFRGEQNVPHFAITMGVGSILRAKKLVLMAWGENKAVMVAKAVEGPMTEAISASFLQDHADARFFIDSGASRELTRIKLPWLVGPASWTPRETRRAMVWQAFKIKRPILKLIDEHYNENGLSDLLSEQGPAYQLNIRIFNQLQHTITGWPGGKPDEDDTYRPERARPYPKRCLIFSPEPQDAVVGMGGTIDRIVEQGHDVRLIALTSGSLRVPDSEADKFAETLLELASNAAKPDAWGPQVAYAREALALLEAKGEFGEDPPLLRQLKGLILRGELRDAAHTVGLAGDRVTFLDLPFYEHGRYRRFNSTQADVDALARLLLDHKPHQIYITGDAADPSSVSGICFRLLVTALQACAGEEFAGSCSVWLYRGKERPLEPHEIDMAIPMSPLQIERKANAISRYGALSSLEREGPETNRENARLYDALGLAEYEAIETFQRWRRA
- a CDS encoding transcriptional repressor, with translation MDERIIQRLEAHLASQGLRRTKQRDVIVEAAFATDDHFKAEELLEKARKLDITVSRATVYRTLTLLVECGLLREVDLGRDQTYYDPNFLDKPQHNHLICLDCDRVVEFEDEHTALLHDCITRRLGFQPSMKSMRIEAHCDELSRLGKCKYRDAKLVTAG